One genomic window of Actinomycetota bacterium includes the following:
- the glyA gene encoding serine hydroxymethyltransferase translates to MSGVGEIAKVDPEIAQVVRDELHRLRHKIELIASENFPSLAVLETAGTVLTNKYAEGYPGNRWYGGCEYVDVAEELAIARARSLFGAEHANVQPHAGAQANTAVYFCALKPGDSILGMEKTAGGHLTHGTSANISGALYDAHFYGLNRETEMLDFEEIAAVARQCRPRLIIAGGSSYPRDIDFAAFRAVADEVGAMLMVDMAHFAGLVAGKVHSDPVPHAEFVTTTTHKTLRGPRGGMVLCRERFAQSLDHAVFPGVQGGPLMHIVAAKAVALLEASRPEFATYARQIVSNSRALAGALRERGLRLVSGGTDTHLLLIDLRPLGLSGSEVEQALDAVKITANKNNIPFDDKPPAVTSGIRLGTPAVTTRGMREAEMAEIADLIALVVQNMGKEEVLRRVRERVEELLAGFPLYPEL, encoded by the coding sequence ATGAGCGGTGTGGGCGAGATAGCGAAGGTGGACCCCGAGATAGCGCAGGTGGTGCGGGACGAGCTGCACCGGCTGCGCCACAAGATAGAGCTCATCGCCTCGGAGAACTTCCCCTCCCTGGCCGTACTGGAGACGGCGGGAACGGTGCTGACCAACAAGTACGCGGAGGGATACCCGGGCAACCGGTGGTACGGTGGCTGCGAATACGTGGACGTCGCGGAGGAACTGGCGATAGCGCGCGCCAGGAGCCTGTTCGGGGCGGAGCACGCCAACGTGCAGCCCCACGCCGGGGCGCAGGCCAACACCGCCGTCTATTTCTGCGCCCTCAAGCCCGGCGACAGCATCCTGGGCATGGAGAAGACCGCCGGCGGCCACCTCACCCACGGCACCTCCGCCAACATCAGCGGCGCCCTCTACGACGCCCACTTCTATGGCCTCAACCGCGAGACGGAGATGCTGGATTTCGAGGAGATAGCCGCGGTGGCGCGGCAGTGCCGCCCCAGGCTGATCATCGCCGGTGGCAGCTCTTACCCCCGCGACATCGATTTCGCGGCCTTCCGCGCCGTGGCCGACGAGGTCGGCGCCATGCTCATGGTGGACATGGCGCACTTCGCGGGTCTGGTCGCGGGCAAGGTCCATTCCGACCCGGTGCCCCACGCCGAGTTCGTCACCACCACCACCCATAAGACGCTGCGCGGCCCGCGTGGAGGCATGGTCCTCTGCCGGGAGCGCTTCGCCCAGTCGCTGGACCACGCCGTCTTCCCCGGCGTGCAGGGCGGGCCGCTGATGCACATCGTCGCGGCGAAGGCGGTGGCGCTGCTGGAGGCATCCAGGCCCGAGTTCGCCACCTACGCGCGGCAGATCGTCAGCAACTCCAGGGCACTGGCGGGCGCCCTGCGGGAACGCGGCCTGCGGCTGGTGTCCGGCGGCACGGATACCCACCTCCTGCTCATCGACCTCAGGCCCCTCGGGCTCAGCGGCAGCGAGGTGGAGCAAGCCCTCGACGCGGTGAAGATCACCGCAAACAAGAACAATATCCCCTTCGACGACAAACCCCCCGCGGTGACCAGCGGCATCCGGCTCGGAACACCGGCGGTGACCACGCGCGGTATGCGGGAGGCTGAGATGGCCGAGATCGCGGACCTCATCGCCCTGGTGGTGCAGAACATGGGAAAGGAAGAAGTGCTGCGCCGGGTGCGGGAGAGAGTCGAAGAGCTCCTGGCCGGCTTTCCTCTCTACCCCGAACTTTAA
- a CDS encoding MraY family glycosyltransferase yields the protein MIYILAFAASLVLVLVLTPLARRLALWLGAIDMPHDRKVHENPTPTLGGVAILLAVVISLLICKVLVTYSSALAKPEGMVDALSSYQLLGIILAATFIAMMGAVDDMRHLSPWMKLAGQVMAALVLVSFGVEVTSLALPRGNVLDLTASPVLSMLLTIVWMVAFTNIINLIDGLDGLAAGIVLISAAAFFYYGSRVGGDPNTLQAMVISAAVGGACLGFLRYNFFPASIFMGDSGAQFLGFILGAISIQGILKRTAVATMFTPIIILAVPIIDTGLAIFRRARKGRPFHYADKEHIHHRLLFIGHSQRQAVLIIYLWTALLTGIALSLEFAANKTVVLILLGVGLLVFLATTLPRIVIGGREMEKEEEEEEEERGGALEGGGDV from the coding sequence GTGATCTACATCCTGGCCTTCGCGGCCTCCCTGGTACTGGTGCTTGTCCTGACCCCCCTGGCCCGCCGCCTCGCGCTCTGGCTGGGCGCCATCGATATGCCCCACGACCGCAAGGTGCACGAGAACCCTACGCCCACCCTGGGGGGCGTGGCCATCCTGCTCGCGGTGGTCATCTCCCTGCTTATCTGCAAGGTGCTGGTGACCTATTCCTCGGCCCTGGCCAAACCGGAGGGCATGGTGGACGCCCTCTCGTCCTACCAGCTGCTGGGCATCATCCTCGCCGCGACTTTCATCGCCATGATGGGTGCCGTGGACGACATGCGCCACCTCTCTCCCTGGATGAAGCTGGCCGGACAGGTGATGGCGGCCCTGGTGCTGGTGTCCTTCGGGGTGGAGGTCACCAGCCTCGCCCTGCCGCGCGGCAACGTCCTGGACCTCACCGCCAGCCCCGTGCTCTCCATGCTGCTTACCATCGTATGGATGGTGGCCTTCACCAACATCATCAACCTCATCGACGGGCTGGACGGCCTGGCGGCCGGTATCGTGCTCATCTCCGCGGCCGCCTTCTTCTATTACGGCTCGCGCGTAGGCGGCGACCCCAACACCCTGCAGGCCATGGTGATATCGGCGGCCGTGGGCGGGGCGTGCCTGGGTTTTCTGAGATACAATTTCTTCCCCGCCAGCATCTTCATGGGGGACTCCGGGGCGCAGTTCCTTGGTTTCATCCTCGGGGCCATCAGCATCCAGGGCATCCTGAAGCGCACCGCCGTCGCGACCATGTTCACCCCCATCATCATCCTGGCCGTCCCCATCATCGACACCGGGCTGGCCATCTTCAGGCGAGCCAGAAAAGGGAGGCCCTTCCACTACGCCGACAAGGAGCATATCCACCACCGCCTGCTCTTCATCGGCCATTCCCAGCGCCAGGCGGTGCTGATCATCTACCTGTGGACGGCGCTGCTCACCGGCATCGCCCTTTCCCTCGAGTTCGCGGCCAACAAGACGGTCGTCCTTATCCTCCTCGGCGTCGGCCTGCTCGTCTTCCTGGCCACCACCCTGCCGCGCATCGTCATCGGAGGCAGGGAGATGGAGAAGGAAGAAGAGGAAGAGGAAGAAGAAAGAGGCGGGGCACTGGAGGGCGGGGGAGACGTTTGA
- a CDS encoding cytidine/deoxycytidylate deaminase family protein, with protein sequence MTRPSWERYFMSIARQVAMRSTCLRRQVGCIVVLEKRIVSTGYNGAPSGLPHCEEVGCVRETRGVASGERHELCRGLHAEQNAIIQAAMHGTAVRGGSVFCTHKPCILCTKMLINAGVERVYYREGYEDEMADEMAREADLLLVHLEDEGA encoded by the coding sequence ATGACCAGGCCGAGTTGGGAAAGATACTTCATGTCCATCGCCAGGCAGGTAGCCATGCGCTCGACCTGCCTGCGGCGCCAGGTGGGCTGCATCGTCGTCCTCGAGAAGCGCATCGTCTCCACCGGCTATAATGGCGCGCCCTCCGGCCTCCCCCACTGCGAGGAGGTGGGCTGCGTGCGCGAGACGCGCGGGGTCGCCTCGGGAGAGAGGCACGAGTTGTGCCGGGGCCTGCACGCCGAGCAGAACGCCATCATCCAGGCGGCCATGCACGGCACCGCGGTGCGCGGCGGGAGCGTGTTCTGCACTCACAAACCCTGCATCCTCTGCACCAAGATGCTCATCAACGCGGGGGTAGAGCGCGTCTATTACCGTGAGGGCTACGAGGACGAGATGGCCGACGAGATGGCACGCGAGGCCGACCTGCTCCTCGTCCACCTGGAAGACGAGGGGGCCTGA
- a CDS encoding AMP-binding protein: protein MLQRTRLAVRRLLTMANLFENLAVMYGDREVLDLAEPLGYRLFPHAVLNSGDCLRFTNLAAEAFIRDLDLKKGERVLILTPNRGEFMLLAAATIKAGGIVVPLDSTLPAGEIRGRAEGCGATLAVVEGRILTERPELIGNTPGVERIMASGPRSGAPDRVPSLDEAMQVSSGFFLPYTLKPSNVVGLFYKELGEGSLKAVMATNQGLLGQQLKVMPMMPPRPGDLCLHAAGLDTTGGFSAAALGLCMGLRMRFVPSPGPAGILTALEAERPAVFMAAAGTYTGLLQAGADKRDLSSVRLWLAAGEPLPRDVPEAFRGLSRGRPAAFLEAYDAGGRATVLALKPALSFIAWPEGCPGLVLPPNRAGVFDEEGRPVKGGGEGELAIRGPAVTPGYWNDIEGTLAAKRDGWFRTGIKASMSRCLINLR from the coding sequence ATGTTGCAGAGAACCCGGCTGGCCGTGCGGCGCCTGCTGACCATGGCCAACCTCTTCGAGAACCTGGCCGTTATGTACGGCGACCGCGAGGTCCTGGACCTGGCGGAGCCCCTCGGCTACAGGCTTTTCCCCCACGCCGTGCTCAACAGCGGCGACTGCCTGCGCTTCACCAACCTGGCGGCGGAGGCCTTCATCCGCGACCTGGACCTCAAGAAAGGGGAGCGGGTTCTCATCCTCACCCCCAACAGAGGCGAGTTCATGCTCCTGGCCGCCGCTACGATCAAGGCAGGGGGCATTGTGGTTCCCCTGGACTCCACCCTGCCTGCCGGCGAGATACGAGGCCGCGCTGAAGGCTGCGGAGCGACCCTGGCCGTGGTGGAGGGAAGGATCCTCACGGAGCGTCCTGAGCTTATTGGTAATACGCCGGGGGTCGAACGCATCATGGCCTCGGGTCCACGCTCCGGTGCGCCCGACCGGGTACCTTCCCTGGACGAGGCCATGCAAGTCTCCTCCGGGTTCTTCCTCCCCTACACCCTCAAACCGAGCAACGTGGTGGGCCTGTTCTACAAGGAGCTGGGCGAGGGTTCGCTCAAAGCGGTCATGGCCACCAACCAGGGGCTGCTGGGCCAACAGCTCAAGGTGATGCCGATGATGCCGCCACGGCCGGGAGACCTCTGCCTCCATGCCGCGGGCCTGGATACCACCGGCGGTTTCAGCGCAGCCGCGCTGGGGTTGTGTATGGGGTTGCGCATGCGCTTCGTCCCGTCGCCCGGCCCCGCGGGCATCCTCACCGCCCTGGAGGCGGAAAGACCGGCGGTGTTCATGGCGGCGGCCGGTACCTATACCGGTCTGCTGCAGGCTGGAGCGGACAAACGCGACCTCTCCTCCGTACGCCTCTGGCTTGCGGCGGGAGAACCGCTGCCGCGCGATGTGCCGGAGGCATTCCGGGGGTTGTCTCGGGGGCGGCCCGCCGCATTCCTCGAGGCATACGACGCGGGGGGGAGGGCGACGGTGCTCGCCCTCAAACCGGCCCTCTCCTTTATCGCCTGGCCTGAGGGGTGCCCGGGCCTGGTACTGCCGCCCAACCGCGCCGGGGTGTTCGACGAGGAAGGCAGGCCGGTGAAGGGTGGCGGCGAAGGAGAGCTTGCCATCAGGGGCCCCGCCGTCACCCCCGGATACTGGAACGACATAGAGGGGACCCTTGCGGCCAAGCGCGACGGTTGGTTCCGCACCGGCATCAAAGCTTCCATGAGCCGTTGCCTGATAAATCTGCGATAG
- the rpiB gene encoding ribose 5-phosphate isomerase B, translating into MKVALGCDHAGFMLKDVVAACLAQAGHEVLDEGTDSDASCDWPDFAERVARRVSTGEADRGIALCGTGVGMAMAANKLPGVRAALCNDLYTARYSRMHNDANVLTMGARVIGPGVAEEIVRTWMEAPFEGGRHAHRLQKLAEIESRYGGRDA; encoded by the coding sequence ATGAAAGTAGCCCTGGGGTGTGACCATGCAGGCTTTATGCTCAAGGATGTCGTGGCGGCATGCCTGGCGCAGGCGGGGCACGAGGTGCTGGACGAGGGCACCGATTCGGACGCATCCTGCGACTGGCCCGATTTCGCCGAGCGGGTGGCGCGGCGCGTTTCCACCGGCGAGGCGGACAGGGGCATCGCCCTCTGCGGCACCGGCGTAGGCATGGCCATGGCCGCCAATAAGCTGCCCGGCGTGAGAGCGGCTCTCTGCAACGACCTCTATACCGCCCGCTACAGCCGCATGCATAACGATGCCAACGTGCTGACCATGGGGGCGCGGGTCATCGGGCCGGGGGTGGCGGAGGAGATAGTGCGCACCTGGATGGAGGCGCCGTTCGAGGGGGGCCGCCATGCCCACAGGCTGCAGAAGCTGGCGGAGATCGAAAGCCGATACGGAGGAAGAGACGCATGA
- a CDS encoding HEAT repeat domain-containing protein: protein MDEDKVGRGETGSGEAEEELARKAVELLIALNAATINIHMYPPTSDMIAASVETAYARMDPLLTQTGKLTLGEADNLLLVNGEKLHDRDQVRPPVLSFLDSLRRRDIYSITFSVGMEQDEFLKFLYIMAKEPEELRQLGGMAEEMGRQGCYHILVNEKRFVSVADDEIIAAEAREEDKEGETRFKEEELRRLNEKLKDERFVNYITGKESRENTGEDTIRDIMGNPPRLGLLLRQAVREIVVEEEDPDLALDKICETLEKTALLLKELDDEELRRMDAEEIAKAAAFLEPSELKGFLLMDKPEALRELEMRKNILEILRENKVLDLLESTIREHEALQRVVNDPETAFAPEQELRYGMLSSLIDEIYQASVGKPWESRVSDRIFQADMWKKIVNGTSEKGDAGSSTLVYQISNMLVNEGLTLDIDELTADLTIDENIPRLLQKLYRARRHDTVLKLVENLLDNLEDMSPEIRLKTAETLRNIPAALEMSRRLQEFPVAYEMKDRLLERLERERELSEVYTTLSACLASLASTFILSQDYDSALQIIDTFWRHNSAEDTRKPEQRRIALEAVATVANDEVLDNLADILREGDIQTITEVAEILIKFEDKSVQPLIQVLKDSEDLLVKRVTFEALESIGKDAILTLINDLEKYNPWHMYRNIISILAEIGNRSIIQSLARFIKHQNPEVRRETIKALSKIRTPETTALLVEALGDRDEQVQREACIGLGRMRDVSTAPILMNVIKPTRSFKKERHYSNTVKTAALWALGEIGDYSAIPYCQSILQKRSLFPFLAKGRDELRAAAALALGRIGSDECRDILQQFSSDRSDTVRRAVLEAQRSIQRRKVVASVEEDQPAEEPAVQAQ, encoded by the coding sequence ATGGATGAAGATAAGGTAGGTCGAGGCGAGACAGGGAGCGGAGAAGCCGAAGAGGAACTCGCGCGCAAAGCGGTGGAACTCCTAATCGCCCTCAACGCCGCGACCATCAACATCCATATGTACCCTCCAACCAGCGACATGATCGCCGCCTCGGTGGAGACCGCCTACGCCCGCATGGACCCCCTGCTGACCCAGACCGGCAAGCTGACTTTGGGAGAGGCCGACAACCTGCTCCTGGTGAACGGAGAGAAGCTGCACGACCGCGACCAGGTCAGGCCGCCCGTGCTCTCCTTCCTCGACAGCCTGCGGCGCAGGGACATCTACAGCATCACCTTCTCCGTCGGCATGGAGCAGGACGAGTTCCTGAAGTTCCTCTACATCATGGCCAAGGAGCCGGAGGAACTGCGCCAGTTGGGCGGCATGGCCGAGGAGATGGGCAGGCAGGGCTGTTATCACATCCTGGTCAACGAGAAGCGCTTCGTCTCCGTGGCCGACGACGAGATCATAGCGGCGGAGGCCCGCGAGGAGGATAAGGAGGGCGAGACCCGCTTCAAGGAGGAAGAGCTGCGCCGCCTCAACGAGAAGCTCAAGGACGAGAGGTTCGTCAACTATATCACCGGCAAGGAGAGCCGTGAGAACACCGGCGAGGACACCATCCGGGACATCATGGGAAACCCGCCGCGCCTGGGACTGCTGCTGCGCCAGGCGGTGCGCGAGATCGTGGTCGAGGAGGAAGACCCGGATCTGGCCCTGGACAAGATCTGCGAGACCCTGGAGAAAACGGCCCTGCTGCTCAAGGAGCTGGACGACGAGGAGTTGCGCCGCATGGACGCGGAGGAGATCGCCAAGGCGGCGGCCTTCCTGGAGCCGTCGGAGCTCAAGGGGTTCCTGCTCATGGACAAGCCCGAGGCGCTGCGGGAGCTGGAGATGCGCAAGAACATCCTGGAGATCCTGCGCGAAAACAAGGTGCTCGACCTGCTGGAGAGCACCATCCGGGAACACGAGGCCCTGCAGAGGGTGGTAAACGACCCCGAGACCGCCTTCGCCCCCGAGCAGGAGCTGCGCTACGGGATGCTCTCCTCCCTCATCGACGAGATCTACCAGGCCTCCGTGGGCAAGCCCTGGGAGTCGCGGGTGAGCGACCGCATCTTCCAGGCGGACATGTGGAAGAAGATAGTCAACGGCACCAGCGAGAAGGGCGACGCCGGGTCCAGCACCCTCGTCTACCAGATAAGCAACATGCTGGTGAACGAGGGCCTGACCCTGGACATCGACGAGCTGACCGCCGACCTGACCATCGACGAGAACATCCCCCGGCTGTTGCAGAAGCTCTACCGTGCCCGTCGCCACGATACCGTGCTCAAGCTGGTCGAGAACCTGCTGGACAACCTGGAGGATATGAGCCCGGAGATCAGGCTGAAGACGGCGGAAACCCTGCGCAACATCCCGGCGGCCCTGGAGATGAGCCGCCGCCTGCAGGAGTTCCCGGTGGCCTACGAGATGAAGGACCGCCTGCTGGAACGCCTGGAGCGGGAACGCGAGCTCAGCGAGGTCTATACCACCCTCTCCGCCTGCCTGGCCAGCCTGGCGTCCACCTTCATCCTCTCCCAGGATTACGATTCCGCACTGCAGATCATCGACACCTTCTGGCGGCACAACAGCGCCGAGGACACGCGCAAGCCGGAACAGCGCCGCATCGCCCTGGAGGCGGTGGCCACGGTAGCCAACGACGAGGTGCTGGACAACCTGGCCGACATCCTGCGCGAGGGCGACATCCAGACCATCACCGAGGTGGCCGAGATCCTCATCAAGTTCGAGGACAAGTCGGTGCAGCCCCTCATCCAGGTGCTCAAGGACAGCGAGGACCTCCTGGTGAAGCGGGTGACATTCGAGGCCCTGGAGAGCATCGGCAAGGACGCCATCCTCACCCTCATAAACGACCTGGAGAAGTACAATCCCTGGCACATGTACCGCAACATCATCTCCATCCTGGCGGAGATCGGGAACCGTTCCATCATCCAGTCCCTGGCGCGCTTCATCAAGCACCAGAACCCGGAGGTGCGGCGGGAGACCATCAAGGCGCTATCCAAGATCCGCACCCCCGAGACCACCGCGCTCCTGGTGGAGGCCCTGGGCGACCGGGACGAACAGGTGCAGCGGGAGGCATGTATCGGGCTGGGGCGTATGCGCGATGTCTCCACCGCGCCCATCCTCATGAACGTGATCAAGCCCACCCGCAGCTTCAAGAAGGAACGCCACTACAGCAACACGGTGAAGACCGCGGCGCTGTGGGCACTGGGGGAGATCGGCGATTATTCCGCCATCCCCTACTGCCAGAGCATCCTGCAGAAGCGGTCCCTCTTCCCCTTCCTGGCCAAGGGGAGGGACGAGCTGCGCGCGGCGGCGGCACTGGCCCTCGGCAGGATAGGGAGCGACGAGTGCCGTGACATCCTCCAACAGTTCAGCAGCGACCGTAGCGACACGGTGCGGCGGGCGGTGCTGGAGGCGCAGAGGAGCATCCAGCGCAGGAAGGTCGTCGCCAGTGTCGAGGAGGACCAGCCCGCCGAGGAACCCGCCGTCCAGGCCCAATAG
- a CDS encoding L-threonylcarbamoyladenylate synthase: MVEIIRFQDVDQDALLWRCEETLAAGGLLVMPTDTVYGLVARADMAAAAEAVFAAKGRDAEKSLVVMVAGVEEAALLAAPQLRGPLRKLASFWPGPLTLVVEAGDVPWRSNVAPASGSLGIRVPDSPFLLRLLARSGPLAVTSANMAGEKEPAGFAAIDPRVLAAAALALDAEESGSGTPSTVAEIKEGAVSVLRQGAITEDELNQALMAGERGGHTAHAS, translated from the coding sequence ATGGTGGAGATTATCCGGTTTCAGGACGTGGACCAGGACGCCCTGCTCTGGCGGTGCGAGGAAACCCTTGCCGCGGGCGGGCTGCTGGTCATGCCCACCGATACCGTTTACGGGCTCGTGGCGCGGGCGGACATGGCCGCCGCCGCGGAGGCCGTCTTCGCCGCCAAGGGCAGGGATGCGGAGAAATCGCTGGTGGTCATGGTGGCCGGCGTGGAGGAGGCGGCGTTGCTCGCCGCCCCCCAGTTGCGGGGACCGCTGCGGAAGCTGGCCTCGTTCTGGCCGGGCCCGTTGACCCTGGTGGTGGAGGCCGGGGACGTGCCCTGGCGGAGTAACGTGGCGCCCGCTTCCGGCTCGCTGGGGATAAGGGTGCCGGACAGCCCGTTTCTGCTGCGCCTGCTTGCCAGGAGCGGACCGCTGGCCGTGACCAGCGCCAATATGGCGGGAGAGAAGGAGCCGGCCGGCTTCGCCGCCATCGATCCGCGCGTGCTCGCGGCGGCCGCCCTCGCGCTGGACGCCGAAGAGAGCGGTTCGGGGACGCCATCGACCGTGGCGGAGATAAAGGAAGGCGCCGTAAGCGTCCTGCGCCAGGGCGCGATCACGGAAGATGAACTGAACCAGGCGCTGATGGCGGGGGAGAGGGGCGGGCATACCGCGCACGCCTCGTGA